Within Raineyella sp. W15-4, the genomic segment CGGCCGAACGGGTCGAGGCGGCCTGCCGGCTCGCCCTGACCGGCCGGGTCCGCTCACCGCGCTACGCCCATCTGGCCCCGATCCTAGCGACCGGGCAGGACAAGACCGCCAGGCTGCGCCCACCCCGGAGCCGGGCGAGGACGGCGGCTACGTGCGCGGCGCCAGCTACTACGCAGGAGACGCGAAGTGAGCGGGATCGACATCGAGACCAAGCGCAAGCTCCGCGAGATGGGCGCCGGCCCGCTCCTGGAAGCGATCGAGGCCCAGGACGACGCCCTCGTCCTCGGGCTGGGCTTCGCCGACCGGCTCCGGCTGGTCGTCGACGAGGCGCACAGCTCCTTCACCCACGCGAAGGTCGAGGGACTGATCCGGCGGGCCGGGCTGCGCTACCCGGGCGCGGATCTACGCCGGGTCGACCTGATCGAGGAACGAGGCCTGGACCGCAACGTGATCGCCCAGCTCGCGACATGCTCGTTCGTCGACCGCCAGCAGAACGTGGTGTTCCAGGGCTTCACCGGGTCGGGGAAGTCCTACCTCGGCTGCGCGCTGGCCAAACAGGCCTGTCAACACCGGATCCGGGCCCACTACATCCGGATGCCCGACCTCGAAGAGGCCTGGGCCCAGGCCCGCGACAAGCCCCAAGGGCAGACGAAGTTCCTGAACAAGTACGCGGCGTTCACCGTGCTGGTGATCGACGAATGGCTCCTCGACCATCCCGACGAGGGCATGCGCAGCATGCTGCTGGAACTGCTCGAGCGCCGCTACGACGCCGCCTCGACGGTGTTCTGCACTCAGTATGCGAAGAAGGATTGGCACCAGCGCCTCGGCTCCGGAGTCCACGCCGATGCGATCATGGACCGCATCGTCCACAACACCATCTGGGTCGATACCGGCAGCCACAACATGCGTGAACACGCCACCCTGAACCAGTAACACCACGCCGGTGGGAGCCGGTGGCCCCCAGACCTGCGGCCGCTGGCCCCCACCGCCACGATCACCGGCCCCGAACGGCAATACCCGGTGGCCTCCAAGCCTTCAAATACTCAACCAGGCGCGCCTGGAAGTGCGCGCCGAGCCGTCCCGCGTTGTGGAGCGTGACGGCGATCGCGCCGGCGTGAGCCTGCTCGGTGACGGTCAGGTCGCCGGCCACGGCACGGCGCCACGGCGTGATCTGCGGCTCCTGCACGCCGAACCGCGCCTCGATGAAACGGATGATGGAGGTGTGGTCGAGCGTCTCGACTCGGCGGCGAACCGCAGGGACTCGGGC encodes:
- a CDS encoding ATP-binding protein, with the protein product MSGIDIETKRKLREMGAGPLLEAIEAQDDALVLGLGFADRLRLVVDEAHSSFTHAKVEGLIRRAGLRYPGADLRRVDLIEERGLDRNVIAQLATCSFVDRQQNVVFQGFTGSGKSYLGCALAKQACQHRIRAHYIRMPDLEEAWAQARDKPQGQTKFLNKYAAFTVLVIDEWLLDHPDEGMRSMLLELLERRYDAASTVFCTQYAKKDWHQRLGSGVHADAIMDRIVHNTIWVDTGSHNMREHATLNQ